The Deinococcus sonorensis KR-87 genome includes a window with the following:
- a CDS encoding TIGR00282 family metallophosphoesterase — protein MARPFRILFVGDVYGKPGRRVLSAHLPALRPAYDFIIVNGENAAGGFGLNRESFDAITRAGADCITLGNHAWHHKEVYGLLDDARLVRPLNLPLGTPGSGYSTFEVQGERVTVVNLLGRVFMEAVSNPFLAMDELLERPDLGAVFVDFHAEATSEKAALAHHLAGRVAAVIGTHTHVPTADTRILSGGTAFQTDAGFTGPLDSIIGADPEGPLQRFLTERPHRFTVRDGPAELNAVAVELVSGRAVRAERYHYEEEKRT, from the coding sequence ATGGCCCGCCCCTTTCGCATCCTCTTCGTCGGTGACGTGTACGGCAAACCGGGGCGGCGCGTGTTGAGCGCCCACCTGCCTGCCCTGCGCCCGGCCTACGACTTCATCATCGTGAACGGCGAGAACGCGGCGGGCGGCTTCGGCCTGAACCGCGAGAGCTTCGACGCAATCACCCGCGCCGGGGCCGACTGCATCACGCTGGGCAACCACGCCTGGCACCACAAGGAGGTGTACGGCCTGCTGGACGACGCCCGGCTGGTCCGGCCGCTCAATCTGCCGCTCGGCACGCCCGGGTCCGGCTACAGCACGTTTGAAGTGCAGGGCGAGCGTGTCACGGTGGTGAACCTGCTGGGCCGGGTGTTCATGGAGGCGGTCAGCAACCCTTTCCTGGCGATGGATGAGCTGCTGGAGCGCCCCGACCTGGGCGCCGTGTTCGTGGACTTCCACGCCGAGGCCACCAGCGAGAAGGCCGCCCTGGCGCACCATCTGGCGGGCCGGGTGGCGGCGGTGATCGGCACCCACACCCATGTGCCGACCGCCGACACGCGCATTCTGAGCGGCGGCACCGCCTTTCAGACCGACGCGGGCTTCACCGGGCCGCTGGACAGCATCATCGGCGCGGACCCGGAAGGACCGCTGCAGCGCTTTCTGACCGAACGCCCCCACCGCTTCACCGTCCGGGACGGCCCGGCCGAGCTGAATGCCGTGGCGGTGGAGCTGGTCTCGGGCCGGGCGGTGCGGGCCGAGCGGTATCACTACGAGGAGGAGAAGCGAACTTGA
- a CDS encoding tellurite resistance TerB family protein translates to MGFLDNLKNSLSTVSGQLTDQVSRFRSADFAEATMSICALIAAADGSISPDERRKVAGFITSNDSLKVFQAADLKARFDKYCDKLTQDYDFGRIEAIQAIGKLRSKPDQARAVIQLGLIIGAADGTFDEAERVQVRDAARAVNLDPVEFGV, encoded by the coding sequence ATGGGCTTTCTCGATAACCTCAAAAACAGTCTGAGTACCGTCAGCGGGCAGCTCACCGATCAGGTGTCGCGTTTCCGCAGCGCCGACTTCGCCGAGGCCACCATGAGCATCTGCGCGCTGATTGCGGCGGCCGACGGCAGCATCAGCCCGGACGAGCGCCGCAAGGTGGCGGGCTTCATCACCAGCAATGACAGCCTGAAGGTGTTTCAGGCGGCGGACCTGAAGGCCCGCTTCGACAAGTACTGCGACAAGCTGACCCAGGACTACGATTTCGGCCGCATCGAGGCGATCCAGGCCATCGGCAAACTGCGCAGCAAGCCGGATCAGGCGCGCGCCGTGATTCAGCTCGGCCTGATCATCGGCGCGGCCGACGGCACCTTCGACGAGGCCGAGCGCGTGCAGGTGCGCGACGCAGCGCGGGCCGTCAACCTCGATCCGGTGGAGTTCGGAGTCTGA
- the queA gene encoding tRNA preQ1(34) S-adenosylmethionine ribosyltransferase-isomerase QueA encodes MSGPAQSAPGELDRVLERLSFDLPPERIAQSGAEPRDTSRLMVVGQGSLSHHRFHELPRFLRPGDLLVFNESRVIPARVLARKPSAGGQGGGRVEVLLLREETANTWSAYLKPARRAGPALLLGDEDPLRAEVVGVLPDGARLLRFDTDIRPHLDRIGTLPLPPYIAADPAAFQERYQTVYARTPGSVAAPTAGLHFTPELLGRLEAMGVTLAHITLHVGAGTFKPISGPVSEHVMHAEQYSISPETAEAVNRARREGRRVVAVGTTTVRALESAWRDGELRPGDGDTSIFITPGHHFGAPDLLITNLHLPGSTLLLLVAAFAGEERIRAAYDAALEHDYRFYSLGDAMLLERAGPEDL; translated from the coding sequence GTGAGCGGGCCGGCCCAGAGCGCGCCCGGCGAACTGGACCGGGTGCTGGAGCGGCTGTCGTTCGACCTGCCGCCCGAACGCATTGCCCAGAGTGGCGCCGAGCCGCGGGACACCTCCCGGCTGATGGTGGTGGGGCAGGGCAGCCTCAGCCACCACCGCTTTCACGAGCTGCCCCGCTTTCTGCGGCCCGGCGACCTGCTGGTGTTTAACGAGAGCCGGGTGATTCCGGCCCGCGTGCTGGCCAGGAAGCCCAGCGCGGGCGGGCAGGGGGGCGGCCGGGTGGAGGTGCTGCTGTTGCGCGAGGAAACGGCCAACACCTGGAGTGCCTACCTCAAGCCCGCCCGCCGGGCCGGGCCGGCCCTGCTGCTGGGCGATGAAGATCCGCTGCGCGCCGAGGTGGTGGGCGTGTTGCCGGACGGCGCGCGGCTGTTGCGCTTCGACACCGATATCCGCCCGCATCTGGACCGTATCGGCACGCTGCCCCTGCCGCCCTACATCGCTGCTGATCCGGCCGCTTTTCAGGAGCGCTACCAGACGGTGTACGCCCGCACGCCCGGCTCGGTGGCCGCGCCCACGGCAGGGCTGCACTTCACGCCGGAGCTGCTGGGCCGCCTGGAGGCGATGGGGGTCACGCTGGCCCACATCACGCTGCACGTGGGGGCCGGCACGTTCAAGCCCATCAGCGGGCCGGTCTCGGAGCACGTGATGCACGCCGAGCAGTACAGCATCTCGCCCGAGACGGCGGAGGCCGTCAACCGGGCCAGGCGTGAAGGCCGGCGGGTGGTGGCGGTGGGCACCACCACGGTGCGGGCGCTGGAGAGTGCGTGGCGGGATGGCGAGCTGCGACCCGGTGACGGCGACACCAGCATTTTCATCACGCCGGGCCACCATTTCGGGGCGCCGGACCTGCTGATCACCAACCTGCACCTGCCGGGCAGCACCCTGCTGCTGCTGGTGGCCGCCTTCGCCGGCGAGGAGCGGATCCGGGCGGCCTACGACGCGGCCCTGGAGCACGACTACCGCTTCTACAGCCTGGGCGACGCAATGCTGCTGGAACGGGCTGGACCTGAGGACCTCTGA
- a CDS encoding N-acetyltransferase has translation MADRSTFWQPQRPTPDLLEALTPWLQQAEPDQPDLAPLLIRQSAERPEHEFAALLGAGARDRPDLLAMAEVPRSYPHPGWFMVHLWAAPGQQHGSLPAEALERLLQTLPDPPVVLLASATEDRWQADLYPAQGFEEQERMWTSTLDLQTLDPRRLEAQSRRAREAGLTTRPLREVADLNDEDQQRRLYHLMVRLLADVPFSEPIKPWPFEVWRQRILLADDFDPGGLYVLRTAQDEWAGVSELYRPVAGRPGTLHQGLTAVLPEWRGLGAAWLLKLEAARGARARGFHFVQTRNHTGNAAILSINERLGFVRGRAVIRFIRRHGGPAAHGAP, from the coding sequence ATGGCCGACCGCTCCACGTTCTGGCAGCCGCAGCGACCCACACCGGACCTTCTCGAGGCCCTGACCCCCTGGCTGCAGCAGGCCGAACCGGACCAGCCGGACCTGGCCCCGCTGCTGATCCGCCAGAGTGCCGAGCGGCCCGAACATGAGTTCGCCGCCCTGCTCGGTGCTGGGGCCAGAGACCGGCCGGACCTGCTGGCCATGGCGGAGGTGCCGCGCTCGTACCCGCATCCCGGCTGGTTCATGGTGCACCTGTGGGCCGCGCCGGGTCAGCAGCATGGTTCCCTGCCGGCGGAGGCGCTGGAGCGGCTGCTGCAGACGCTCCCTGACCCGCCTGTGGTGCTGCTGGCCTCTGCCACCGAAGACCGCTGGCAGGCCGACCTTTATCCGGCGCAGGGCTTCGAGGAGCAGGAGCGGATGTGGACCAGCACCCTGGACCTCCAGACGCTGGACCCGCGGCGCCTTGAGGCACAGAGCCGCCGCGCCCGCGAGGCCGGACTGACGACGCGCCCGCTCCGTGAGGTGGCGGACCTGAACGACGAGGACCAGCAGCGCCGGCTGTACCACCTGATGGTGCGGCTGCTGGCGGACGTGCCGTTCAGCGAACCGATCAAGCCGTGGCCCTTCGAGGTCTGGCGTCAGCGCATCCTGCTGGCCGACGACTTCGATCCGGGCGGCCTGTACGTCCTGCGGACCGCCCAGGACGAATGGGCCGGCGTCAGCGAGCTGTACCGGCCGGTGGCGGGCCGCCCCGGCACCCTGCACCAGGGCCTGACCGCCGTGCTGCCGGAGTGGCGCGGGCTGGGCGCCGCCTGGCTGCTGAAGCTGGAGGCGGCCCGGGGCGCCCGGGCACGCGGTTTCCACTTCGTGCAGACCAGGAACCACACCGGCAACGCGGCCATCCTGAGCATCAACGAGCGGCTGGGTTTCGTGCGCGGGCGGGCGGTGATCCGCTTCATCCGCCGCCATGGCGGGCCAGCCGCCCACGGCGCACCGTGA
- a CDS encoding NYN domain-containing protein — MQYVVHKPRVGLFIDTQNLYHSARDLAERTVNFETLLNVARKDRELVHAIAYTVEKDGEGTARPFIYKLSALGYKVRRMTLTLHHVAEGGRPIYEGNWDMGIVADMFRLIDHLDVVVLGSGDGDFTDIVEVLQERGKRVEVIAFREHTAQKLVDAADRFTHLPDIEEALMPARAKATPTP; from the coding sequence ATGCAGTACGTTGTTCATAAACCCAGAGTCGGTCTGTTTATCGATACCCAGAACCTGTACCACAGCGCCCGCGACCTTGCGGAGCGCACCGTCAACTTCGAGACGCTGCTGAACGTGGCGCGCAAGGACCGTGAGCTGGTGCACGCCATCGCCTACACGGTCGAGAAGGACGGCGAGGGCACCGCCCGGCCCTTCATCTACAAGCTCTCGGCGCTCGGCTACAAGGTGCGCCGCATGACCTTGACGCTGCATCACGTTGCGGAGGGCGGGCGGCCCATCTATGAGGGCAACTGGGACATGGGCATCGTGGCCGACATGTTCCGGCTGATCGACCACCTGGACGTGGTGGTGCTGGGCAGCGGCGACGGCGACTTCACCGACATCGTGGAGGTGTTGCAGGAGCGCGGCAAGCGGGTGGAGGTGATCGCCTTCCGCGAGCACACCGCCCAGAAACTTGTGGATGCCGCCGACCGCTTTACCCACCTGCCGGACATCGAGGAGGCGCTGATGCCGGCCCGCGCCAAGGCCACCCCGACGCCGTGA
- a CDS encoding phosphoenolpyruvate carboxylase encodes MSLNEDVGLLGRTLGQVLREQEGEAFFETVERVRTLVRQARAGEGDGPLRELFSGVDSEQAENLVRAFSLYFQLVNLAEEYERVRVLTSTSGPRPQSLAQALIELQQMGLDAEQTEALLSRLDLGLTFTAHPTEMRRRTVRAHLVQVAQDIPNLTPNAVERIAAHVEALWSTPELRRLKPTVLDEVKGGLNYIQVIAQALPALQRDLRRAFREVYGRDTDATLPISFSSWMGGDRDGNPFVTPQATHDTLELHRERARELLLHSISQAYADISQMAPEDPAEEPYRQELQRLHDQVRDHGLTDLLPRLEQLDADLRQHGQQRTADLLLTPLLTTARVFGQHLVSLDLREHSALTGAAVAMLLQEAGVEAGYQALPEHARLDLLTRELGSRRPLWAAGTPLTEELERAIGPIREVAQAAAVVGPRAFGRYIISMSESVSDVLEPLILAREVGFRVLPVPLFETLGDLERAPSVMWELLSLPEYRRHLGDDVQEIMLGYSDSNKDAGFLAANWALHEAQRKISEVCRRAGVPWRFFHGRGTSIGRGGGPASRAILGQPAGTIDAGLRITEQGEALADKYSHPVLAQRNLEQSLYGLLLAAARPATELSPAWVEALDRASRASAAAYRALVEDPRFLPFFEQVTPIHEISRLNIASRPVRRPGPPTLGNLRAIPWVMSWTQNRANLPGWYGLQVGLREIGPELAGQMYREWPFFRSMLDNAQMSLAKSDLLIFEEYLRLGDDSGLAGELEAAFREAVSLVEQVIGTELLHAEPRLKRSIELRNPYIDPIHRLQVELLRRSREQGEGPEDVPENLERPLLLSVQGISAGVRNTG; translated from the coding sequence TTGAGTCTGAACGAAGATGTGGGGCTGCTGGGCCGGACGCTGGGACAGGTGCTGCGCGAGCAGGAGGGCGAGGCATTTTTCGAGACGGTGGAGCGGGTGCGCACGCTGGTGCGGCAGGCGCGGGCCGGCGAGGGGGACGGGCCGCTGCGCGAGCTGTTCTCGGGTGTGGACAGCGAGCAGGCCGAGAACCTGGTGCGCGCCTTCAGCCTGTATTTCCAGCTGGTGAACCTGGCCGAGGAGTACGAGCGCGTGCGGGTACTGACCAGCACCTCCGGTCCCCGGCCGCAGAGCCTGGCGCAGGCGCTGATCGAGCTGCAGCAGATGGGCCTGGACGCGGAGCAGACCGAGGCGCTGCTCTCCCGGCTGGACCTGGGCCTGACCTTCACGGCCCATCCCACCGAGATGCGCCGGCGCACCGTGCGGGCCCACCTGGTGCAGGTGGCCCAGGACATCCCCAACCTGACGCCCAATGCGGTGGAGCGCATCGCGGCCCACGTGGAGGCGCTGTGGAGCACGCCGGAGCTGCGCCGGCTCAAGCCCACCGTGCTGGATGAGGTCAAGGGCGGCCTGAACTACATCCAGGTGATCGCCCAGGCGCTGCCGGCCCTGCAGCGCGACCTGCGGCGGGCCTTCCGCGAGGTGTACGGCCGTGACACCGACGCGACCCTGCCAATCAGCTTCAGCAGCTGGATGGGCGGCGACCGCGACGGCAACCCCTTCGTGACGCCCCAGGCCACCCACGACACGCTGGAGCTGCACCGTGAGCGGGCCCGGGAGCTGCTGCTCCACAGCATCAGTCAGGCGTACGCCGACATCAGCCAGATGGCGCCGGAGGACCCGGCCGAGGAGCCGTACCGTCAGGAGCTGCAGCGGCTGCACGACCAGGTGCGCGACCACGGGCTGACCGACCTGCTGCCACGCCTGGAACAGCTGGACGCGGACCTGCGCCAGCACGGCCAGCAGCGCACCGCCGACCTGCTGCTGACGCCGCTGCTGACCACCGCGCGGGTGTTCGGGCAGCATCTGGTGAGCCTGGACCTGCGCGAGCACAGCGCCCTGACCGGGGCAGCGGTGGCCATGCTGCTGCAGGAAGCGGGGGTGGAGGCGGGGTATCAGGCGCTGCCGGAGCACGCCCGGCTGGACCTGCTGACCCGTGAGCTGGGCTCGCGCCGCCCGCTGTGGGCCGCCGGCACGCCGCTCACCGAGGAGCTGGAACGCGCCATCGGCCCGATCCGCGAGGTGGCGCAGGCGGCGGCGGTGGTGGGGCCGCGCGCCTTCGGGCGTTACATCATCAGCATGTCCGAGAGCGTCAGCGACGTGCTGGAGCCGCTGATCCTGGCGCGCGAGGTGGGCTTCCGGGTGCTGCCGGTGCCGCTGTTCGAGACGCTGGGCGACCTGGAGCGGGCGCCCAGCGTGATGTGGGAACTGCTGTCGCTGCCCGAGTACCGCCGCCACCTGGGTGACGACGTGCAGGAGATCATGCTCGGCTACAGCGACAGCAACAAGGACGCCGGCTTTCTGGCGGCTAACTGGGCGCTGCACGAGGCCCAGCGCAAGATCTCGGAGGTGTGCCGCCGGGCGGGGGTACCGTGGCGCTTCTTCCACGGGCGCGGCACCAGCATCGGACGCGGCGGCGGTCCGGCCAGCCGCGCCATCCTGGGCCAGCCGGCCGGCACCATTGACGCCGGGCTGCGCATCACCGAGCAGGGCGAGGCGCTGGCCGACAAGTACAGCCACCCGGTGCTGGCCCAGCGCAACCTGGAGCAGTCGCTGTACGGCCTGCTGCTGGCCGCCGCCCGCCCCGCCACCGAGCTGAGCCCGGCGTGGGTGGAGGCGCTGGACCGGGCCAGCCGCGCGAGTGCGGCCGCCTACCGCGCCCTGGTGGAGGACCCGCGCTTCCTGCCGTTCTTCGAGCAGGTCACGCCGATCCACGAGATCTCGCGGCTGAACATCGCCTCGCGGCCGGTGCGGCGGCCCGGCCCCCCCACCCTCGGCAACCTGCGGGCCATTCCCTGGGTAATGAGCTGGACCCAGAACCGCGCCAACCTGCCCGGCTGGTACGGCCTGCAGGTGGGCCTGCGCGAGATCGGGCCGGAGCTGGCCGGCCAGATGTACCGCGAGTGGCCGTTCTTCCGCTCGATGCTGGACAACGCGCAGATGAGCCTGGCCAAGAGCGACCTGCTGATCTTCGAGGAGTACCTGCGGCTGGGTGACGACAGCGGCCTGGCTGGCGAGCTGGAGGCGGCCTTCCGCGAGGCGGTCAGCCTGGTGGAGCAGGTGATCGGCACCGAACTGCTGCACGCCGAGCCGCGCCTGAAGCGCAGCATCGAACTGCGCAACCCCTACATCGACCCGATTCACCGCCTGCAGGTGGAACTGCTGCGCCGCTCGCGCGAGCAGGGGGAGGGGCCGGAGGACGTGCCGGAGAACCTGGAGCGGCCGCTGCTGCTGAGCGTGCAGGGCATCTCGGCGGGGGTCCGTAACACCGGCTGA
- a CDS encoding sensor histidine kinase: MGQKPVVLVAASDPLRSVTLGGLVPGSELRPVSDTESLLREAHLTPPDVVVLYTDTPSKLPLPDVLTMLRSRPELAHTRWLAVGTQGLGPLLQAGADALMSDTTPSEALATQVQTMLDRVRQGRELAERHQLMQRRMESWEHEERVRDQLVHMLVHDLKNPITAVLGLLEVVGEDERMPEDMRELLDLAREETQHLLHLSVNMLDVRKIQAGKMKLNTELVFASKLLEVIEQARGDVGAGLRERHLRVDIPQSIRPVYADPEILRRIYANLLSNAMKHTTTGGVITVLAQERGQELLCSIRDDGEGIPAEDIPNLFAAFEQSRLTLHGRFDTGMGLAFCKLAVEGHGGQIWVESERGRGATFYFTLPLEAETDDDDFVELLS, from the coding sequence ATGGGACAGAAACCTGTGGTGCTGGTGGCGGCGAGCGATCCCCTTCGGAGCGTGACCCTCGGCGGGCTGGTGCCCGGCAGCGAGCTGCGGCCGGTGAGCGACACCGAGAGCCTGCTGCGAGAAGCGCATCTCACGCCGCCCGACGTGGTGGTGCTGTACACCGATACGCCCAGCAAGCTGCCGCTGCCGGACGTGCTGACCATGCTGCGCTCGCGGCCGGAACTGGCGCACACCCGCTGGCTGGCGGTGGGCACCCAGGGGCTGGGGCCGCTGCTGCAGGCGGGCGCCGACGCCCTGATGAGCGACACCACCCCCAGCGAGGCGCTGGCCACCCAGGTCCAGACCATGCTGGACCGGGTGCGCCAGGGCCGTGAGCTGGCCGAGCGCCACCAGCTGATGCAGCGCCGCATGGAGAGCTGGGAGCACGAGGAGCGGGTGCGCGACCAGCTGGTCCACATGCTGGTCCACGATCTCAAGAACCCGATCACGGCAGTGCTGGGGCTGCTGGAGGTGGTGGGCGAGGACGAGCGGATGCCCGAGGACATGCGAGAACTCTTGGACCTGGCCCGCGAGGAGACCCAGCACCTGCTGCACCTCTCGGTGAACATGCTGGATGTCCGCAAGATCCAGGCGGGCAAGATGAAGCTCAACACCGAACTGGTGTTCGCGTCCAAGCTGCTGGAGGTGATCGAGCAGGCCAGGGGAGACGTGGGGGCCGGGCTGCGCGAGCGCCACCTGCGGGTGGACATTCCGCAGAGCATCCGCCCGGTGTACGCCGACCCGGAGATCCTGCGCCGCATTTACGCCAACCTGCTGTCCAATGCCATGAAGCACACCACCACCGGCGGCGTGATCACGGTGCTGGCCCAGGAACGCGGTCAGGAGCTGCTGTGCAGCATCCGTGACGACGGCGAGGGCATTCCCGCCGAGGACATCCCCAACCTGTTCGCGGCCTTCGAGCAGTCCCGGCTGACGCTGCACGGCCGGTTTGACACCGGCATGGGGCTGGCCTTCTGCAAGCTGGCGGTGGAGGGGCACGGCGGTCAGATCTGGGTGGAGTCCGAGCGCGGCCGGGGGGCGACCTTCTACTTCACCCTCCCGCTGGAAGCCGAAACCGACGACGACGACTTCGTGGAACTGCTGAGCTGA
- a CDS encoding M3 family metallopeptidase, with product MTSLQSTPESDTAQQNPLLELGFKIPFDRIRPEHAEPAIDRLVGEARQTLETLAQAPEQQFAGFLDQLDRFTAQLGTVRTIVGHLNQVVSDEHWRAAEQAILPKVSAFNTDFSLHEGLWAALKGYAQTEEAQTLPPVPARFLQLTMDMFRRGGADLPEDKKARLRALNVELAELTNRYANNSLDGIKAYELYVGPERLAGLPERVREATAQDAEQHGHAGQHRLTLHAPTLQPVLTYADDRELRETLYRANNQVGTSESGDNRLLLPQILRLRREKAELLGYRTFADLVLEDRMAGTGERAIQFEQDLEERTRPAFERENAELEAFYRAQAGQDAPELAPWDLSYWAERQRLALYDFDEELLRPYFSVDRVLSGLFEIVRRVFGVTVREAQAPGWHPEVRFYELLDEDGQHRASFYTDWFPRDSKRGGAWMNAFRTGGPREEGFEPHLGLMCGNLTPPSAGRPALLSHREVETVFHEFGHLLHHALSTVPVRSLSGTSVAWDFVELPSQIMENWTWNREALNLFARHFETGEPLPDDLYQKMLAARNFRAGNVAMRQYSLGRMDLGLHVEYDPQDGDVTEYARRIQARFMPVPPLPDSAMVANFGHLFSSPVGYAAGYYSYKWAEVLDADAFSRFEQEGVFNRATGQAFVDAVLSRGNSRAAGELFREFMGRDPDPEALLRRSGLIQGA from the coding sequence ATGACCTCGTTGCAGAGCACGCCCGAGTCGGATACGGCCCAGCAGAATCCGCTGCTGGAGCTGGGCTTCAAGATTCCCTTTGACCGTATCCGGCCCGAGCACGCCGAGCCGGCCATCGACCGGCTGGTCGGTGAGGCCCGCCAGACGCTGGAGACGCTGGCCCAGGCGCCAGAGCAGCAGTTTGCCGGCTTTCTGGACCAGCTGGACCGCTTCACGGCGCAGCTGGGCACCGTGCGGACCATCGTGGGGCACCTCAATCAGGTGGTCTCGGACGAGCACTGGCGGGCCGCCGAGCAGGCCATCCTGCCGAAGGTCAGCGCCTTCAACACTGACTTCAGTCTGCACGAGGGGCTGTGGGCGGCGCTCAAGGGTTACGCCCAGACCGAGGAGGCCCAGACACTGCCACCGGTGCCGGCCCGCTTCCTGCAGCTCACCATGGACATGTTCCGGCGCGGCGGCGCGGACCTCCCCGAGGACAAGAAGGCCCGGCTGCGGGCGCTCAACGTGGAACTGGCCGAGCTGACCAACCGCTACGCCAACAACAGCCTGGACGGCATCAAGGCCTATGAGCTGTACGTGGGGCCGGAGCGGCTGGCCGGGCTGCCGGAGCGGGTGCGGGAGGCCACGGCCCAGGACGCCGAGCAGCACGGCCATGCGGGCCAGCACCGGCTGACGCTGCATGCGCCCACCCTGCAGCCGGTGCTGACCTACGCCGACGACCGCGAGCTGCGTGAGACGCTGTACCGCGCCAACAACCAGGTGGGCACCAGCGAAAGTGGCGACAACCGCCTGCTGCTCCCGCAGATCCTGCGCCTGCGCCGCGAGAAGGCCGAGCTGCTGGGGTACCGCACCTTCGCGGACCTGGTGCTGGAAGACCGGATGGCCGGCACCGGCGAGCGGGCCATTCAGTTCGAGCAGGACCTGGAGGAGCGGACCCGGCCAGCCTTCGAGCGCGAGAACGCCGAGCTAGAAGCGTTTTACCGCGCGCAGGCGGGCCAGGACGCGCCGGAGCTGGCACCCTGGGACCTCTCGTACTGGGCCGAGCGGCAGCGCCTGGCGCTCTACGACTTCGACGAGGAGCTGCTGCGGCCGTACTTCTCGGTGGACCGGGTGCTCAGCGGCCTGTTCGAGATCGTGCGGCGGGTCTTCGGGGTGACGGTACGCGAGGCGCAGGCGCCCGGCTGGCATCCCGAGGTGCGCTTCTATGAGCTGCTTGATGAGGACGGCCAGCACCGCGCCAGCTTCTACACCGACTGGTTCCCGCGCGACAGCAAGCGGGGCGGCGCCTGGATGAACGCCTTCCGGACCGGCGGCCCGCGCGAGGAAGGCTTCGAGCCGCACCTGGGCCTGATGTGCGGCAACCTGACGCCGCCCTCGGCCGGCCGGCCGGCCCTGCTGAGCCACCGCGAGGTGGAGACGGTGTTCCACGAGTTCGGGCACCTGCTGCACCACGCGCTCTCGACCGTGCCGGTGCGCAGCCTGTCCGGCACCAGCGTGGCCTGGGACTTCGTGGAGCTGCCGTCGCAGATCATGGAGAACTGGACCTGGAACCGCGAGGCGCTGAACCTCTTCGCGCGGCACTTCGAGACGGGCGAGCCGCTGCCCGACGACCTGTACCAGAAGATGCTGGCCGCCCGCAACTTCCGGGCCGGCAACGTGGCGATGCGGCAGTACTCGCTGGGCCGCATGGACCTGGGCCTGCACGTGGAGTATGACCCGCAGGACGGCGACGTCACCGAGTACGCCCGCCGGATTCAGGCGCGCTTCATGCCGGTGCCGCCGCTGCCCGACAGCGCGATGGTCGCCAACTTCGGGCACCTGTTCAGCAGCCCGGTGGGCTACGCGGCCGGGTACTACAGCTACAAGTGGGCCGAGGTGCTGGACGCCGACGCCTTCTCGCGCTTCGAGCAGGAGGGCGTGTTCAACCGCGCCACCGGCCAGGCCTTCGTGGACGCAGTGCTGAGCCGCGGCAACAGCCGGGCGGCGGGTGAGCTGTTCCGCGAGTTCATGGGCCGCGATCCGGACCCGGAAGCGCTGCTGCGCCGCAGCGGGCTGATCCAGGGCGCCTGA